The Nocardioides conyzicola genome has a segment encoding these proteins:
- a CDS encoding FtsK/SpoIIIE family DNA translocase, with amino-acid sequence MATRTSSPPGSRSKSTSSTRTTSTTRSPAKAASSTRTRSTSPKRKPAPKKGAASKRKPAQRRPAPRAVRSGPGPVARLFTMIFRGIAAVWLAVAHGIGAVARSIGHTARDLEPEHRRDGLGLFMFGAAVIVAAAVWWQLPGSVMDAARTVVQGSVGKVGFLVPLALLFVGWRTMRDPEHTGPAGRQVVGWTSLAFGILGIVQIAEGNPQPDLGDTSDLQDAGGAIGYVVASLLLDLLRSPYVVVPLLALLAFFGVLIITATPLYQVPVRLAEARDRLLGHEPHDAEDPDATQAIPAVRSRRKKADDDVDPEMGDPAYDSPVLTDRELRKRKKRLETTDDGLDIFAPDVVAPVVPDVEEPKADLEPPPHTPLPPRVEQLALSGDIVYSLPANEVLKPGSVHKARSKASDAVVERLTQVMDEFAIDAQVTGYTRGPTVTRYEVEVGPAVKVEKVTALSKNIAYAVASADVRILSPIPGKSAIGIEIPNTDKEVVSLGDVLRSTTARTDHHPMVVGLGKDVEGGFVVANLAKMPHLLVAGATGSGKSSFINSMITSILMRATPDEIRMIMVDPKRVELNAYEGVPHLITPIITNPKKAAEALAWVVREMDMRYDDLANFGFRHIDDFNKAVRAGKVQVPPGSERVLTPYPYLLVIVDELADLMMVAPRDVEDAIVRITQLARAAGIHLVLATQRPSVDVVTGLIKANVPSRLAFATSSVTDSRVILDQPGAEKLVGQGDGLFLPMGSSKAVRVQGSWVTEAEIAQVVKHCKGQLEPTYREDVTAPAASKREIDDDIGDDMDLVIQAIELVVSTQFGSTSMLQRKLRVGFAKAGRLMDIMESRGVVGPSEGSKARDVLVKPDEIDAVIATLQGEM; translated from the coding sequence ATGGCGACCCGTACGTCTTCCCCGCCGGGTTCGCGGAGCAAGAGCACGTCCTCCACCCGGACCACGAGCACGACCCGTAGTCCGGCCAAGGCAGCCTCGAGCACCCGAACCCGGAGTACCAGCCCGAAGCGCAAGCCTGCTCCCAAGAAGGGGGCCGCGAGCAAGCGCAAGCCTGCCCAGCGACGTCCGGCGCCGCGCGCCGTCCGCAGCGGGCCAGGACCGGTCGCCCGCCTCTTCACGATGATCTTCCGCGGCATCGCGGCGGTCTGGCTCGCGGTTGCGCACGGCATCGGCGCCGTCGCGCGCAGCATCGGGCACACCGCTCGCGACCTCGAGCCCGAGCACCGGCGCGACGGGCTCGGCCTCTTCATGTTCGGCGCGGCCGTCATCGTGGCCGCCGCCGTGTGGTGGCAGCTGCCCGGCTCGGTGATGGACGCGGCCCGCACCGTGGTCCAGGGCTCCGTCGGCAAGGTCGGCTTCCTGGTCCCGCTCGCGCTGCTCTTCGTCGGGTGGCGGACCATGCGCGACCCCGAGCACACCGGCCCGGCCGGCCGCCAGGTCGTCGGCTGGACCTCCCTCGCCTTCGGCATCCTCGGCATCGTCCAGATCGCCGAGGGCAACCCGCAGCCCGACCTCGGGGACACCAGCGACCTCCAGGACGCCGGCGGCGCCATCGGGTACGTCGTGGCCAGCCTGCTGCTCGACCTGCTGCGCTCGCCGTACGTCGTCGTGCCGTTGCTCGCGCTGCTCGCGTTCTTCGGCGTCCTGATCATCACCGCGACGCCGCTCTACCAGGTGCCGGTCCGCCTCGCCGAGGCGCGCGACCGCCTGCTCGGCCACGAGCCGCACGACGCGGAGGACCCGGACGCCACGCAGGCGATCCCGGCCGTCCGCAGCCGCCGCAAGAAGGCCGACGACGACGTCGACCCCGAGATGGGCGACCCGGCGTACGACAGCCCGGTGCTCACCGACCGCGAGCTGCGCAAGCGGAAGAAGCGGCTGGAGACCACCGACGACGGCCTGGACATCTTCGCCCCCGACGTGGTGGCGCCGGTCGTGCCGGACGTCGAGGAGCCGAAGGCCGACCTCGAGCCGCCGCCGCACACGCCGCTGCCGCCCCGGGTCGAGCAGCTCGCCCTGTCCGGCGACATCGTCTACTCCCTGCCGGCCAACGAGGTCCTCAAGCCGGGCTCGGTCCACAAGGCCCGGTCCAAGGCCAGCGACGCCGTCGTCGAGCGGCTCACCCAGGTGATGGACGAGTTCGCGATCGACGCCCAGGTCACGGGCTACACCCGTGGCCCGACCGTCACCCGCTACGAGGTCGAGGTCGGCCCCGCGGTGAAGGTCGAGAAGGTCACCGCCCTCTCCAAGAACATCGCGTACGCCGTGGCCTCGGCCGACGTGCGGATCCTCAGCCCGATCCCCGGCAAGTCGGCGATCGGCATCGAGATCCCCAACACCGACAAGGAGGTCGTCTCGCTCGGCGACGTCCTGCGGTCCACCACGGCGCGCACCGACCACCACCCGATGGTGGTCGGGCTCGGCAAGGACGTCGAGGGCGGCTTCGTCGTCGCCAACCTCGCCAAGATGCCGCACCTGCTGGTCGCCGGCGCCACCGGCTCCGGCAAGTCGAGCTTCATCAACTCGATGATCACCTCCATCCTGATGCGGGCCACGCCCGACGAGATCCGGATGATCATGGTCGACCCCAAGCGGGTCGAGCTGAACGCCTACGAAGGCGTCCCGCACCTGATCACCCCGATCATCACCAACCCCAAGAAGGCCGCCGAGGCGCTGGCGTGGGTCGTCCGCGAGATGGACATGCGGTACGACGACCTGGCCAACTTCGGCTTCCGGCACATCGACGACTTCAACAAGGCCGTCCGTGCGGGCAAGGTCCAGGTGCCGCCCGGCAGCGAGCGCGTGCTCACGCCGTACCCCTACCTGCTGGTGATCGTCGACGAGCTCGCGGACCTGATGATGGTCGCCCCGCGCGACGTCGAGGACGCGATCGTGCGGATCACCCAGCTGGCCCGGGCCGCGGGCATCCACCTGGTGCTCGCGACCCAGCGACCGTCGGTCGACGTCGTCACCGGTCTGATCAAGGCCAACGTGCCGTCCCGGCTGGCGTTCGCGACCTCGTCGGTGACCGACAGCCGCGTCATCCTCGACCAGCCCGGCGCCGAGAAGCTGGTCGGCCAGGGTGACGGCCTCTTCCTGCCGATGGGCTCCTCGAAGGCCGTGCGTGTGCAGGGCTCCTGGGTCACCGAGGCCGAGATCGCGCAGGTCGTCAAGCACTGCAAGGGCCAGCTCGAGCCGACGTACCGCGAGGACGTCACCGCTCCCGCGGCCAGCAAGCGGGAGATCGACGACGACATCGGCGACGACATGGACCTGGTGATCCAGGCGATCGAGCTCGTCGTGTCGACGCAGTTCGGCTCCACGTCGATGCTGCAGCGCAAGCTCCGGGTCGGCTTCGCGAAGGCGGGCCGGCTGATGGACATCATGGAGAGCCGGGGCGTGGTCGGGCCGAGCGAAGGCTCGAAGGCCCGCGACGTCCTGGTCAAGCCCGACGAGATCGACGCCGTGATCGCGACCCTTCAGGGGGAGATGTGA
- a CDS encoding helix-turn-helix domain-containing protein, translated as MSADVHTDNDSEQVVAPEPIEVRRNGALSGGIGVVAAVVALAYLTRAFGDGSWLDWVLALAMGAVSAAYLSAFADARTPLLVADEQGIRIRKGRRWHGFPWAAVEEVAHLPRRGLLHDGRLTVLAREADAEMSVPLSLSTWVAGADDLTVALADLSGDPDVVVELVDDVDDDVDDDVDGTEEEWADDTTGSWVDDAPYDQTADEWVDEPHPVLSDPRPTLARGLDFLADRLRLGRPGDDAVGDERPEPTVALPLVASATPLPLRDPVGGARVEARFEGAAALQLDAADADDTGVIDLPELAELRRGDVDPILVEPAPMDLQVVEPAADPVVGPELASARLRLHLTVDQLADRTRIRPHVIESIEVDDFVPCGGDFYARGHLRTLARVLGVDAAPLLEAYDERYADAPIDARRVFEAELATGAEGPIRSMRGGPNWSVLIAAVMALVLIWSIARLIMDSPVELTNKPVLNGSPSSQTKLGPAVPVLLDASSGGTHVVVTDGAGEVVFNGDLAFGQKRTVKAAPPVQVQSSDGALQVTVDGKGRGPLGAEGQPAQSTYAAAK; from the coding sequence ATGAGCGCAGACGTCCACACCGACAACGACTCCGAGCAGGTCGTCGCTCCGGAGCCGATCGAGGTCCGCCGCAACGGCGCGCTCTCGGGCGGCATCGGCGTGGTCGCGGCGGTCGTCGCGCTCGCCTACCTCACCCGCGCGTTCGGCGACGGCTCCTGGCTCGACTGGGTGCTGGCGCTCGCGATGGGCGCGGTCAGCGCGGCGTACCTCAGTGCCTTCGCCGACGCGCGTACGCCCCTGCTGGTGGCCGACGAGCAGGGCATCCGGATCCGCAAGGGTCGGCGCTGGCACGGGTTCCCGTGGGCGGCGGTCGAGGAGGTCGCGCACCTGCCGCGGCGCGGGCTCCTGCACGACGGCCGGCTGACGGTGCTCGCCCGGGAGGCGGACGCCGAGATGTCGGTCCCGCTGTCCCTCTCGACCTGGGTCGCCGGTGCCGACGACCTCACCGTCGCGCTGGCGGACCTCTCGGGCGACCCGGACGTCGTGGTCGAGCTCGTCGACGACGTGGACGACGACGTGGACGACGACGTGGACGGGACCGAGGAGGAGTGGGCCGACGACACGACCGGCAGTTGGGTCGACGACGCGCCGTACGACCAGACGGCCGACGAGTGGGTCGACGAGCCGCACCCCGTGCTGTCCGACCCGCGGCCCACGCTGGCCCGGGGCCTGGACTTCCTGGCCGACCGGCTGCGCCTCGGCCGTCCGGGCGACGACGCGGTCGGCGACGAGCGGCCCGAGCCCACGGTGGCGCTGCCGCTCGTCGCGAGCGCGACGCCGCTCCCGCTGCGCGACCCGGTGGGTGGCGCGCGCGTCGAGGCCCGGTTCGAGGGCGCGGCCGCGCTCCAGCTCGACGCGGCCGACGCCGACGACACCGGCGTGATCGACCTGCCCGAGCTGGCCGAGCTGCGCCGCGGTGACGTCGACCCGATCCTCGTCGAGCCGGCGCCGATGGACCTCCAGGTCGTCGAGCCCGCTGCCGACCCCGTGGTCGGACCCGAGCTCGCCTCCGCCCGTCTCCGCCTCCACCTGACCGTCGACCAGCTCGCGGACCGCACCCGGATCCGCCCCCACGTCATCGAGTCGATCGAGGTCGACGACTTCGTGCCGTGCGGCGGCGACTTCTACGCCCGCGGCCACCTGCGCACCCTCGCCCGGGTGCTCGGTGTCGACGCGGCGCCGCTGCTCGAGGCGTACGACGAGCGCTACGCCGACGCCCCCATCGACGCCCGTCGGGTCTTCGAGGCCGAGCTCGCCACCGGGGCCGAGGGCCCCATCCGCAGCATGCGCGGCGGCCCGAACTGGTCGGTGCTGATCGCCGCCGTGATGGCACTGGTGCTGATCTGGTCGATCGCGCGGCTGATCATGGACAGCCCGGTCGAGCTCACCAACAAGCCGGTCCTCAACGGCTCCCCGTCGTCGCAGACCAAGCTCGGCCCGGCCGTGCCGGTCCTGCTCGACGCGTCCTCCGGCGGCACCCACGTCGTCGTCACCGATGGCGCCGGTGAGGTGGTCTTCAACGGCGACCTGGCCTTCGGTCAGAAGCGCACGGTGAAGGCCGCACCGCCCGTGCAGGTGCAGTCGTCCGACGGCGCCCTGCAGGTCACGGTCGACGGCAAGGGGCGCGGCCCGCTGGGTGCCGAGGGCCAGCCGGCCCAGAGCACCTACGCGGCGGCGAAGTAG
- a CDS encoding calcium-binding protein gives MLHRALSVLLVVPLVAVSSHALASASADASRPRCHGLLATVVGTQGADRLTGTAGRDVIVARGGDDRVDGRGGDDVICGGDGADTLIGGPGGDRLYGGQDLRERHGRRLVVTGDRLEGGPGDDLLDAGPAIRGADLIRQLDRISFEHSARPVHVDLAGGTATGEGHDTIVRERRLEVDGTPYDDVLLGSRLPETLDGGRGDDTVDGRGGSDAVLGYHGDDVLDGGDGRDLVIGTAGWETLRGGAGFDMIIAGSPHPTTVLGGPSFDLIDRSVWGGPVGTIDGGPGSAQLELEPQVFDDEDNGAVGVLDRGAGTARLTWGSRERVVEFAGIRAFTLWGGQRWTFLGTDADDFVQVLEAPLSAQTLGGDDTILGGDRNDTLDAGDGTDSVWGGGGHNECLHAEKGDCDGYPWDREPRLSARTSHRAVLAWVTAADR, from the coding sequence GTGCTGCATCGAGCCCTGAGCGTCCTGCTCGTCGTACCGTTGGTCGCGGTGTCGTCCCACGCTCTCGCGTCCGCATCGGCTGACGCCTCGAGGCCGCGCTGCCACGGCCTGCTGGCGACGGTGGTGGGCACCCAGGGTGCCGACCGGCTGACAGGCACGGCCGGACGTGACGTCATCGTGGCCCGCGGCGGCGACGACCGCGTCGACGGGCGAGGTGGGGACGACGTCATCTGCGGTGGCGACGGCGCCGACACCCTGATCGGCGGTCCCGGGGGCGATCGGCTGTACGGCGGCCAGGACCTGCGAGAGCGGCACGGTCGTCGCCTCGTGGTGACGGGTGACCGGCTGGAGGGCGGCCCGGGCGACGACCTGCTCGATGCCGGCCCCGCGATCCGCGGCGCCGACCTGATCCGGCAGCTCGACCGCATCAGCTTCGAGCACAGTGCGCGCCCGGTCCACGTCGACCTGGCCGGCGGCACCGCCACCGGCGAGGGGCACGACACGATCGTGCGGGAGCGACGGCTGGAGGTCGACGGCACGCCGTACGACGACGTGCTGCTCGGCTCGCGCCTGCCCGAGACGCTCGACGGCGGTCGGGGCGACGACACGGTCGACGGCCGCGGTGGGAGCGACGCGGTGCTCGGCTACCACGGTGACGACGTCCTCGATGGCGGAGACGGCAGGGACCTGGTCATCGGGACCGCCGGCTGGGAGACACTCCGCGGCGGTGCCGGCTTCGACATGATCATCGCCGGGAGCCCGCACCCGACGACGGTGCTCGGCGGGCCGAGCTTCGACCTGATCGACCGCTCGGTCTGGGGCGGACCCGTCGGCACCATCGACGGCGGTCCTGGAAGCGCCCAGCTCGAGCTCGAGCCCCAGGTCTTCGACGACGAGGACAACGGAGCGGTCGGGGTCCTGGACCGGGGCGCCGGGACCGCGCGCCTCACCTGGGGGAGCCGGGAACGCGTCGTCGAGTTCGCCGGGATCCGTGCCTTCACCCTGTGGGGCGGTCAGCGCTGGACCTTCCTCGGGACCGACGCCGACGACTTCGTCCAGGTGCTCGAGGCTCCGCTGAGCGCTCAGACCCTCGGCGGTGACGACACGATCCTGGGTGGCGACCGCAACGACACCCTCGACGCCGGCGACGGGACCGACTCGGTGTGGGGCGGAGGCGGCCACAACGAGTGCCTCCATGCGGAGAAGGGGGACTGCGACGGCTACCCGTGGGACCGGGAGCCGCGGCTGTCCGCGCGCACCTCGCACCGCGCGGTCCTGGCGTGGGTCACCGCAGCCGATCGTTGA
- a CDS encoding Bug family tripartite tricarboxylate transporter substrate binding protein: MAARPRTRRRFGRRALAVLTAVVVAAATSSCGVTRGDDTRDLAMWIPNSPGGGYDQTGRAAVSVMEQDDTTGGTFEVTNILGAGGSVAMSRLMGAAGDEHTMMTVGLGVVGSLYSFGQDYKINDATPLAQLIEDQEGVLVPADSEFKTVDDFVEAWKADPSSVVVGGGSSPGGPDHLFPMQLAEAVGIDPKDVTYVPYDGGGPLTSALLGEKIDVGFSGLGEFEGQIESGDLRALAVSGAERLEGDTVKDIPTLQESDIDLVFTNWRGVLAPPDISDERRDELIAYLQEMHDSPEWQAALEKNGWIDAFRTGDEFDEFLVEQDERVASTLKELDLI; this comes from the coding sequence ATGGCCGCCCGACCACGCACGCGACGCCGATTCGGTCGCAGGGCGCTCGCCGTCCTGACGGCCGTGGTCGTCGCCGCGGCGACGTCCTCCTGCGGGGTGACCCGGGGCGACGACACCCGCGACCTGGCCATGTGGATCCCCAACAGTCCCGGCGGCGGCTACGACCAGACCGGCCGCGCGGCCGTCTCGGTGATGGAGCAGGACGACACCACCGGCGGCACCTTCGAGGTCACCAACATCCTCGGCGCCGGCGGCTCCGTCGCGATGTCCCGGCTGATGGGCGCCGCGGGCGACGAGCACACGATGATGACGGTCGGGCTCGGCGTGGTCGGCTCGCTCTACTCGTTCGGCCAGGACTACAAGATCAACGACGCGACCCCGCTGGCCCAGCTGATCGAGGACCAGGAGGGGGTGCTCGTCCCGGCCGACTCGGAGTTCAAGACCGTCGACGACTTCGTCGAGGCCTGGAAGGCGGACCCGAGCTCGGTCGTCGTGGGCGGCGGCTCGTCGCCGGGAGGCCCGGACCACCTCTTCCCGATGCAGCTGGCGGAGGCGGTCGGGATCGACCCGAAGGACGTCACCTACGTGCCGTACGACGGCGGCGGCCCGCTCACCAGCGCGCTGCTGGGCGAGAAGATCGACGTCGGCTTCTCCGGGCTCGGCGAGTTCGAGGGGCAGATCGAGTCCGGTGACCTCCGGGCGCTGGCCGTGTCCGGTGCCGAGCGGCTCGAGGGGGACACGGTGAAGGACATCCCGACCCTCCAGGAGTCGGACATCGACCTGGTGTTCACCAACTGGCGCGGCGTCCTCGCGCCTCCCGACATCTCCGACGAGCGGCGCGACGAGCTCATCGCCTACCTGCAGGAGATGCACGACAGCCCGGAGTGGCAGGCGGCGCTCGAGAAGAACGGCTGGATCGACGCCTTCCGCACCGGCGACGAGTTCGACGAGTTCCTGGTGGAGCAGGACGAGCGGGTCGCCTCGACCCTGAAGGAGCTGGATCTCATCTGA
- a CDS encoding sensor histidine kinase, whose amino-acid sequence MWSLARAPRPRTLAGQFLALQVVLLLLVVAVTSVVSFRQSDADFRDARGARLRAAAENLASTPAVQQGLAERTQPLALAFYAQQRQDDVGASAVYLTDTTGRIVVTTDPTRSGGRVDLGPGDAGRGRAWAGDVTDLGDRAIAAEVPVYSPGDASAVPPVPPEQVGIAVVTEQYPSLTERLRQTLPDLAVFLGVGLALGLAGAWLLARLIKRRTRGLEPAEIADLADQREALLTSLREGVIAVNEAGTVTVLSESARELLELPPGSQGRLLAELDVPLRVLELLLGSDDVRDAVAVVAGRVLVLNRNQVVQEGRPAGTVTTLRDRTELLAMQSQLSARESVTETLRAQTHEFANQLHTISGLLELEEYDEAGRLIGTLTRRRAQISDFVLHRVEDPSVGALLVAKTSLAAERRVELALSDDSRLPRLDADLSADVGTVLGNLVDNAVDAVAGAESARVDVRLTVDGEVTVVQVADSGPGIPADRIGEIFDRGFSTKPSDASGRGVGLALVQVVCERRGGSVSVHNDGGAVFTARLPVTIEDPDARRHPR is encoded by the coding sequence TTGTGGTCACTCGCGCGGGCACCGCGACCGCGGACCCTGGCCGGGCAGTTCCTGGCGCTCCAGGTCGTCCTGCTGCTGCTCGTCGTCGCCGTGACCAGCGTGGTGTCCTTCCGGCAGAGCGACGCCGACTTCCGCGACGCGCGGGGTGCGCGGCTGCGCGCCGCGGCCGAGAACCTGGCGAGCACGCCGGCGGTGCAGCAGGGGCTGGCCGAGCGCACCCAGCCGCTCGCCCTGGCCTTCTACGCCCAGCAACGGCAGGACGACGTCGGGGCGTCGGCGGTCTACCTGACCGACACCACCGGACGCATCGTCGTCACGACCGATCCCACGCGCTCGGGCGGGCGGGTCGACCTCGGACCCGGTGACGCCGGGCGGGGCCGCGCCTGGGCGGGCGACGTCACGGACCTGGGCGACCGGGCGATCGCGGCCGAGGTGCCGGTCTACAGTCCCGGCGACGCGTCGGCGGTCCCGCCGGTGCCACCGGAGCAGGTGGGCATCGCGGTCGTCACCGAGCAGTACCCCTCGCTCACCGAGCGGCTGCGCCAGACGCTCCCCGACCTCGCGGTCTTCCTCGGCGTCGGCCTCGCCCTCGGGCTGGCCGGGGCGTGGCTCCTCGCCCGGCTCATCAAGCGGCGCACCCGGGGACTCGAGCCCGCGGAGATCGCCGACCTGGCCGACCAGCGTGAGGCGCTGCTGACCTCCCTGCGCGAGGGCGTCATCGCCGTCAACGAGGCCGGCACCGTCACGGTGCTGAGCGAGAGCGCGCGCGAGCTCCTCGAGCTGCCGCCGGGCAGCCAGGGCCGGCTGCTCGCCGAGCTCGACGTCCCGCTGCGGGTGCTCGAGCTCCTCCTCGGCAGCGACGACGTCCGCGACGCCGTCGCCGTCGTCGCCGGCAGGGTGCTCGTCCTGAACCGCAACCAGGTGGTCCAGGAGGGCCGGCCCGCCGGCACGGTCACGACCCTGCGCGACCGCACCGAGCTGCTGGCGATGCAGAGCCAGCTCAGCGCCCGCGAGAGCGTCACCGAGACGCTGCGTGCCCAGACCCACGAGTTCGCCAACCAGCTGCACACGATCTCCGGCCTGCTCGAGCTCGAGGAGTACGACGAGGCCGGGCGCCTGATCGGCACCCTGACCCGCCGGCGCGCGCAGATCAGCGACTTCGTGCTCCACCGGGTCGAGGACCCGTCGGTCGGGGCCTTGCTCGTCGCCAAGACCAGCCTCGCCGCCGAGCGCCGGGTCGAGCTCGCGCTCAGCGACGACAGCCGGCTCCCCCGGCTCGACGCGGACCTGTCCGCGGACGTGGGCACCGTCCTCGGCAACCTGGTCGACAACGCCGTGGACGCGGTGGCCGGCGCCGAGTCCGCGCGGGTCGACGTACGCCTCACCGTGGACGGGGAGGTCACCGTCGTCCAGGTCGCCGACAGCGGACCCGGCATCCCGGCGGACCGGATCGGCGAGATCTTCGACCGCGGCTTCAGCACCAAGCCCAGCGACGCCAGCGGACGCGGTGTCGGCCTCGCGCTCGTGCAGGTCGTCTGCGAGCGACGGGGCGGCTCGGTGTCCGTGCACAATGACGGCGGCGCGGTCTTCACCGCGCGGCTGCCCGTGACGATCGAGGACCCGGATGCCCGACGACACCCCCGCTGA
- a CDS encoding PrsW family intramembrane metalloprotease yields the protein MSTTTSTPEVQDLLARREAAIEESGWGARFHLFQPRNLCLWVYLLLVVLGARELYQIAAPTTGVFAKADIAGVAAASTFCLLLLLFLHHVDRYERTPALLAATAFIGGGIGATWAMALPGNAALMNIYTKTFGQVWAADWKAGLTAPFVEESAKGAVFLLMLGLAPFVIRTVYDGLIVGAYVGLGFQVLEDMLYGQNSAYSNFGVDQVGAVLQTFFIRSLSGIASHAMYTAIFSAGIIYLIGTRAQPRRVGRGLLLMASAMVVHGLWDSMLAISNDNGTVVSLLMLVITVVSFVVLLTALRWGAHRERGWLHDVLAPEVANGTLTELEMAALAGERARRRKDRKAALRGRPDGVSKRREKHVLAASLDLAHDLSESNGEDTPAVQHSRAEIRRLRSR from the coding sequence ATGAGCACGACGACGAGCACCCCCGAGGTCCAGGACCTTCTCGCTCGCCGCGAGGCGGCGATCGAGGAGTCGGGTTGGGGCGCCCGGTTCCACCTCTTCCAGCCCCGCAACCTGTGCCTGTGGGTGTACCTGCTGCTGGTGGTCCTCGGTGCCCGCGAGCTGTACCAGATCGCCGCACCGACGACGGGGGTGTTCGCCAAGGCCGACATCGCCGGCGTCGCGGCGGCCAGCACCTTCTGCCTGCTGCTCCTCTTGTTCCTCCACCACGTGGACCGCTACGAGCGCACCCCCGCCCTGCTGGCCGCGACCGCCTTCATCGGTGGTGGCATCGGTGCCACCTGGGCCATGGCCCTGCCCGGCAACGCCGCCCTGATGAACATCTACACCAAGACCTTCGGACAGGTGTGGGCCGCGGACTGGAAGGCCGGGCTCACCGCACCGTTCGTGGAGGAGAGCGCCAAGGGGGCGGTGTTCCTGCTCATGCTGGGCCTGGCGCCGTTCGTGATCCGCACCGTCTACGACGGCCTCATCGTCGGCGCCTACGTCGGGCTCGGCTTCCAGGTGCTCGAGGACATGCTCTACGGACAGAACAGCGCCTACTCGAACTTCGGCGTCGACCAGGTCGGCGCGGTGCTGCAGACCTTCTTCATCCGTTCCCTGTCCGGCATCGCGTCGCACGCGATGTACACCGCGATCTTCTCCGCCGGCATCATCTATCTCATCGGCACCCGAGCCCAGCCCCGCCGCGTCGGACGCGGCCTGCTGCTGATGGCCTCGGCCATGGTCGTCCACGGCCTCTGGGACTCGATGCTCGCCATCTCCAACGACAACGGGACCGTCGTCAGCCTCCTGATGCTCGTCATCACGGTGGTCAGCTTCGTCGTCCTGCTCACGGCACTGCGGTGGGGCGCGCACCGTGAGCGCGGCTGGCTGCACGACGTCCTCGCCCCGGAGGTCGCCAACGGCACCCTCACCGAGCTCGAGATGGCAGCCCTGGCGGGCGAACGCGCCCGGCGGCGCAAGGACCGCAAGGCGGCGCTCCGGGGACGACCCGACGGCGTGAGCAAGCGGCGCGAGAAGCACGTCCTCGCCGCCAGCCTCGACCTCGCCCACGACCTGAGCGAGAGCAACGGCGAGGACACCCCGGCCGTGCAGCACTCGCGCGCGGAGATCCGACGACTCCGGAGCCGCTGA
- a CDS encoding response regulator, with the protein MPDDTPAEPAELTVLVVDDDFMVASIHTRFVERAPGYRVVGTAATGATALAEIDRLGPDLVLLDVHLPDISGIEVLRRLRGAGNDVGVLVVTAAREADTVRAAAAAGAAHYLVKPFEYDDLAARLDAFRRTHLALTGVDRAGQDDIDVFFAPLGRGREVLPKGLSVETAQAVLAALADGREVSATECAEEVGISRVSARRYLEHFVARDQATVRLQYGGSGRPERRYRLS; encoded by the coding sequence ATGCCCGACGACACCCCCGCTGAGCCAGCAGAGCTGACGGTCCTGGTCGTCGACGACGACTTCATGGTCGCGTCGATCCACACGCGCTTCGTCGAGCGCGCGCCCGGCTACCGCGTCGTCGGCACCGCGGCGACCGGCGCGACCGCGCTCGCCGAGATCGACCGGCTCGGACCCGACCTCGTGCTGCTCGACGTCCACCTGCCCGACATCAGCGGGATCGAGGTGCTCCGCCGGCTCCGCGGCGCCGGCAACGACGTCGGCGTGCTCGTGGTGACCGCCGCCCGCGAGGCCGACACCGTGCGCGCCGCCGCTGCCGCGGGCGCCGCGCACTACCTGGTCAAGCCCTTCGAGTACGACGACCTCGCTGCCCGGCTGGACGCGTTCCGCCGTACGCACCTGGCGCTCACCGGAGTCGACCGGGCCGGCCAGGACGACATCGACGTGTTCTTCGCACCGCTGGGCCGCGGCCGCGAGGTGCTGCCGAAGGGGCTCAGCGTCGAGACCGCCCAGGCCGTCCTGGCGGCCCTCGCGGACGGTCGCGAGGTCTCGGCGACCGAGTGCGCCGAGGAGGTCGGGATCTCCCGGGTCAGCGCGCGGCGCTACCTCGAGCACTTCGTGGCGCGTGACCAGGCCACGGTGCGATTGCAGTACGGCGGCAGCGGCCGTCCGGAGCGGCGCTACCGGCTCTCCTAG
- a CDS encoding tripartite tricarboxylate transporter TctB family protein: protein MTTTTHREAPEQAPDRDLAQLGLAAVAVLVGAYTVYDATTLTVGFADPVGPRIFPYVIGAGLVLLGVLLAVAALRGDRPQAEEGEDVDLTAPADWLTVARLVGVIGVTILTVDLLGWAISGALLFIGSTWTLGSRTLVRDVIVGIVLAVASWYAFYSGLGIPLSPGVLDGVL, encoded by the coding sequence ATGACCACGACAACGCACCGTGAGGCACCCGAGCAGGCCCCCGACCGCGACCTCGCCCAGCTGGGGCTGGCCGCCGTGGCCGTCCTGGTCGGCGCCTACACCGTCTACGACGCCACCACGCTGACCGTCGGCTTCGCCGACCCGGTCGGACCGCGGATCTTCCCCTACGTCATCGGCGCCGGCCTGGTGCTGCTGGGCGTGCTCCTCGCCGTCGCCGCCCTCCGCGGCGACCGGCCGCAGGCCGAGGAGGGCGAGGACGTCGACCTCACCGCACCGGCCGACTGGCTGACCGTCGCCCGCCTCGTCGGCGTCATCGGGGTCACGATCCTGACCGTCGACCTCCTCGGCTGGGCGATCAGCGGCGCCCTGCTCTTCATCGGCTCGACGTGGACCCTGGGCAGCCGGACGCTCGTGCGCGACGTCATCGTCGGCATCGTCCTCGCGGTCGCGAGCTGGTACGCCTTCTACTCCGGCCTCGGCATCCCGCTGAGCCCGGGCGTCCTGGACGGGGTGCTCTGA